agctcatcgagagagtgaaaaacagccggttttctttgcagttagacgagtctactgacttgactaatgtaggcctagcccatttaatggttttcattcgctacagtcatgacgggaaactgcatgaggacatgctgtgctgctctccgatggaaggaagatgtactggtggagacatttttaactgtcttaatggttggatggaggagacaggcctggattgggataaatgcataagcatatgcactgacggtgccggggctatgatgggaaaacacaaagggctgaaagccaaggtccttagcgttgcaccacatgtcaagttcacacactgcattatccatagggaggccctggcatccaagacacttgaacccgagcttaacaatgttcttcaaacagcaatccaaatagtgaattcgatcaaatcgcgccctttaaattcacgactcttcgcccttctctgccaggaaatggggtctgcacatgaatcccttctttttcattcagaggtaaggtggctttcacggggcaaagttcttacacgcctgttcgagttgcgaagcgaggtgcgcaccttcctctcagacgtgcattcccctcttgcagaccatttcactgactcgagatggttatcacgtcttgcatacctggcgtgcatatttgacaaattaaatagtctcaacctgtcactacaaggccccagcacaaacatcctgaccctctcagacaaagtgaatgctttcacaaaaaaattgcagcgttgggcagcccgtgcagagagtggggactttgaaatgttctcggagctgcacgactttttggagagtgacatgaatgccaattcattgaaagagtcaataacctgtcatcttcgtagtctcctcgacaaattcaataagtatttcctcacggagaatgtagagcctt
Above is a genomic segment from Eleginops maclovinus isolate JMC-PN-2008 ecotype Puerto Natales chromosome 2, JC_Emac_rtc_rv5, whole genome shotgun sequence containing:
- the LOC134874634 gene encoding zinc finger BED domain-containing protein 5-like, encoding NDMKCQLIERVKNSRFSLQLDESTDLTNVGLAHLMVFIRYSHDGKLHEDMLCCSPMEGRCTGLDWDKCISICTDGAGAMMGKHKGLKAKVLSVAPHVKFTHCIIHREALASKTLEPELNNVLQTAIQIVNSIKSRPLNSRLFALLCQEMGSAHESLLFHSEVRWLSRGKVLTRLFELRS